TATTTAAAATTCTTATTTTCTGTAATATAAAAATATTTTTCAAATAATTTAAGGAAGTTTTTCTTATGAAGTTAGGAATTTTAATTATTTCATTAGTTTTGTTAACTGGATGTAATAAATTTTTACATGTTAAACTAAATTTAAAAAGAAATTATTTTTTAAATAAAAATAGCGTCGAACATGCTATACATAATTGGAATTATCTTATTAAAAATGCTTCTCACAAATACGGTGTCGATGAAAAATTAATAAAATCTATTATTTATACAGAATCTTCTGGTAATCCTTATGCTAAAAGTAATTCTAATGCTATCGGTTTAATGCAAATTAAACCTAATTCTGCAGGAGCAGAAATATATCGTATCACAGGTAAGAAAGGTCAACCTTCTGTTCAGTCGTTATATAATCCAAAGATTAATATTAATATAGGAACTGCTTATATTAATTTATTACAAAAAAAAAATTAATTGGTATTAAGAATAAAGACGTAATGCGATGTGCTATTATTGTGTCTTATGTTAATGGAACCAATGCTCTTCTTAAAATATTTTCTAAAAATAAAAAAGAAGCAATATCAATCATAAATAGTATGACAATAGAGTCTTTTTCAAAATATATAAAAAAAAACATCCAGCAAAACAAGCATACCTTTATTTAATAAAGGTAATAAAAATTTATAATTTAATATAAAGATATATCAGTAAAATATTCATAAAACTTAAAAAATTATTTTAAATCAGTATAATTGAGATTTGAAAAATGGGGATTTTGAAGGGTAAAAAAATTTTAATTACTGGTATATATAATTCAAGATCAATTGCTTTTGGAATTGCACAATCTATGTATTATCAACAAGCAGAATTAGGATTTGTGTGTCAAAATGAAAAAATAAGCAATAAAATAAAAGATTTAGTTTCAGAAATGAAATCTAATTTCATATTATCATGCGATGTTTCTAATGATGAAAATATTAAAAAATTATTTTTCAACGTAAGTAAAGTATGGAAGAAATTCGATGGATTAGTACATTGTATTGCATATTGTCCAAAGAAGTATTTAAATGGAGATTTTATTGATAATATTACTAGAAAAGGTTTTAACATTTCTCATGAAATTAGTTCTTATAGTTTTTTGGGAATGGTAAAAGAATGTAGAAAAATGTTAAATAGTTTTTCCTCTTTAGTCACACTGTCTTATTTAGGTGCAAAGAAAGTAGTACCAAATTATAATATTATGGGCTCAGCAAAAGCTTCATTAGAAGCCAATGTTCGTTATATGGCTTATACATTAGGAGAAAATAACATTAGAGTTAATACTATTTCATGTGGTCCTATTAAAACTGTTTCTTCTTATAATATTAAAAATTTTAATAAAATAAATAATTTTCATCATTCATCTTCTTTTATAAAAAATTTGATTACTGCTGAAAATATAGGTAACGTTGCATCTTTTTTACTATCTAATTTATCTTACGGTATTACTGGATCAGTGATTTATGTTGATCATGGTGTTAATATTAGTAGTACAAATTCTGTTTAAAAATATATAATATTTTATTCTATATAAGTTTTTATATAAAACATTTTAAAAATATTTATATTGAGATATATTCAATTGTTTTTAATTAAAATTAAAAAAATTATCTATGCTATTTCATAAATAAGTTATATATTTAAATTAATTTAAATTTATAAGATTATTAATTATCTACTATGACAATTAGGTTGTATTATTATGTTCCAAAATAATCCATTACTTGCACAGTTAAAAAAAAATCTACATGCTAAAACTCCAAGAGTTGAAGGCATAGTAAAAAGTACTGAAAGAGGATTTGGATTTTTAGAAGTTGATGCTCAAAAAAGTTATTTTATACCTCCAAAAAATATGAAAAAAGTAATGCATGGAGATAAAATAGTTGCATTATTAAAAATAGAACAAGAAAGAGAAATTGTTGAACCTGAAAGATTAATTGAACCATTTTTAAATAGATTTGTTGGAAAAATAGAAAAAAAAGATAACAGATTATTTATTATACCCGATTATCCATTTTTAAAAACTCTTATAACCTGTCAACCTAATAAAAATTGTTCAGCTTTTTTTCATCATGGAGATTGGGCAGTAGCTAAATTAATTAAACATAAACTAAGAGGAGATTATCTTTTTTATGCTGAATTAATTGAAAAAATTATATCAGAAGATGATCCATTAACACCATGGTGGGTAACTTTAGCACGTCATAATCTTGATAAAAAAGAACCTTTATTTGAAAAAAATGATCTCATTTTAAAAGAAAATTATCCAAGAAAAGATCTAACAGATTTAGATTTTATTACTATAGATAATAGCAATACTAAAGATATTGACGATGCCCTTTTTATTCATAAAGATTTGAATGGTCAATTTTATTTAACTGTAGCGATTGCAGACCCTACTGCTTATATAAAACAGGATAGTAAATTAGATTTAATAGCATCTAAAAGGGGTTTTACAAATTATTTGCCAGGATTTAACATTCCAATGTTACCTCGAAATTTATCAGAAGATATATGTTCATTAAATCCTAATAAAAGACGTCCTGTATTAGCATGTAATATTATTATATTAAAAGATGGAAGTATTTCTAAAAATGTCGATTTTTTTTTAGCATGGATCAAATCAAAATCAAAATTATCTTATGAAAATGTTTCAGATTGGCTCGAAAAATCTAGTACATGGATACCAAAAACAAAATCTATCGAAAAACAAATATTACTTTTACATCGTCTATGTTTATTACGTATAAAATGGAGAGAAGTAAATGCAGTATTATTTAAAGATAGCTTAGAATATCGCTTTCATTTATCAGACGAAGGAAAAGTTATTGATATTTTTATTGAAAAACGTCGTATTGCTCATAAAATAATTGAAGAAGCAATGATAATTGCTAATATATCTGCAGCTAATTTTTTATCTCATCATCTTGGTTTTGGCATATATAATATACATACTGGTTT
The sequence above is a segment of the Buchnera aphidicola str. G002 (Myzus persicae) genome. Coding sequences within it:
- a CDS encoding transglycosylase SLT domain-containing protein; translation: MKLGILIISLVLLTGCNKFLHVKLNLKRNYFLNKNSVEHAIHNWNYLIKNASHKYGVDEKLIKSIIYTESSGNPYAKSNSNAIGLMQIKPNSAGAEIYRITGKKGQPSVQSLYNPKININIGTAYINLLQKKN
- a CDS encoding enoyl-ACP reductase FabI, with translation MGILKGKKILITGIYNSRSIAFGIAQSMYYQQAELGFVCQNEKISNKIKDLVSEMKSNFILSCDVSNDENIKKLFFNVSKVWKKFDGLVHCIAYCPKKYLNGDFIDNITRKGFNISHEISSYSFLGMVKECRKMLNSFSSLVTLSYLGAKKVVPNYNIMGSAKASLEANVRYMAYTLGENNIRVNTISCGPIKTVSSYNIKNFNKINNFHHSSSFIKNLITAENIGNVASFLLSNLSYGITGSVIYVDHGVNISSTNSV
- the rnb gene encoding exoribonuclease II translates to MFQNNPLLAQLKKNLHAKTPRVEGIVKSTERGFGFLEVDAQKSYFIPPKNMKKVMHGDKIVALLKIEQEREIVEPERLIEPFLNRFVGKIEKKDNRLFIIPDYPFLKTLITCQPNKNCSAFFHHGDWAVAKLIKHKLRGDYLFYAELIEKIISEDDPLTPWWVTLARHNLDKKEPLFEKNDLILKENYPRKDLTDLDFITIDNSNTKDIDDALFIHKDLNGQFYLTVAIADPTAYIKQDSKLDLIASKRGFTNYLPGFNIPMLPRNLSEDICSLNPNKRRPVLACNIIILKDGSISKNVDFFLAWIKSKSKLSYENVSDWLEKSSTWIPKTKSIEKQILLLHRLCLLRIKWREVNAVLFKDSLEYRFHLSDEGKVIDIFIEKRRIAHKIIEEAMIIANISAANFLSHHLGFGIYNIHTGFDLVNAENAVTFLKNYHLYFTVKEITTLKGFCKLRRILNMLSNSYIDSRMRRFQSFGDFSIMPGPHFALGFSKYATWTSPIRKYSDMINHRLLKAIINKEKPIKPSEDIKLKISEQKRRNRISERDVSDWLYTILLKKKKYENKKFKAEIIDIARSGMRARLIENGANVFIPGVFLHPIREELIFNQEIGKVFINGIVQYKVSDYIDVTLSEIRQETRSIIAKPEN